In Methanosphaera sp. ISO3-F5, a genomic segment contains:
- a CDS encoding prephenate dehydrogenase produces the protein MTRENEKKMTIIGGTRGLGRWLAEHLKEKYDITITSRNKSTGTEIAQEIGVNYNCNNIEAIQDAKIIIFSVPIESMVKTIEEVAPYAPKGSVLMDVASIKSEVSDALEKFAPEDTEIVPSHPMFGPRVPNLKKQIIVLTPVQGRSNNWLPRIKEFLIENKCEIVETTPEEHDKYMSIVQGLTHFSFISLAATIKKLNINVKKSRNFSSPVYSLMLDMVGRIVYQNPYLYYSIQKNNHETENARQTLIDESIYISNLIKNEDEEDFVKIIVESAKHLNDEKESLKRSDLAINMINRKINLLKKSVGKEMGLKHHFTNEVYVGIISDVKSKSVALRTSEDNVIDLDISNVDILSDEDIQEWKKNNINLEYFDLSVLFPRKCDDEFLIKMFKNIEPVIDVEIIDRDDNQVNDSFSCFTFHYSLFDVKDKDYVEQYVESVGGSIL, from the coding sequence ATGACTAGAGAAAATGAAAAGAAAATGACCATCATAGGAGGTACCCGAGGTCTGGGAAGATGGTTGGCAGAACATTTGAAAGAAAAATATGATATTACCATCACCAGTCGTAACAAAAGTACAGGAACAGAAATTGCACAGGAAATAGGGGTAAATTATAATTGCAATAACATTGAAGCCATACAAGATGCTAAAATAATTATTTTCAGTGTTCCTATTGAGAGTATGGTGAAAACTATCGAGGAAGTAGCACCATATGCTCCAAAAGGGTCAGTGCTTATGGATGTTGCGAGTATAAAAAGCGAAGTTTCAGATGCTCTTGAAAAGTTTGCACCAGAAGATACGGAGATTGTACCAAGTCATCCTATGTTTGGTCCTCGTGTTCCCAATCTTAAAAAGCAAATAATAGTATTAACACCAGTACAGGGCAGGTCAAACAATTGGTTGCCACGAATTAAGGAATTTTTAATAGAAAATAAGTGTGAAATAGTAGAAACTACACCTGAAGAACATGATAAATATATGAGTATAGTTCAGGGCCTTACTCATTTTTCATTCATTAGCTTAGCTGCTACCATTAAAAAGTTAAATATTAATGTTAAAAAATCTAGAAATTTTTCAAGCCCTGTTTACAGTTTAATGCTTGACATGGTTGGACGTATAGTTTATCAGAATCCTTATCTTTATTATTCCATACAAAAAAATAACCATGAAACAGAAAATGCTAGGCAAACATTAATAGATGAAAGCATATATATTTCTAACTTGATTAAAAATGAAGATGAGGAAGATTTTGTTAAAATTATTGTTGAATCTGCAAAACATTTAAATGATGAAAAAGAATCCTTGAAACGTTCAGATTTAGCTATTAATATGATTAACCGTAAGATTAATCTTCTCAAGAAATCTGTTGGAAAAGAGATGGGCTTGAAACATCATTTCACTAATGAAGTGTATGTTGGAATTATTTCTGATGTAAAATCTAAAAGTGTGGCTCTTCGAACTTCAGAGGATAATGTGATTGACTTAGATATTTCAAATGTTGACATATTATCTGATGAGGATATTCAGGAATGGAAAAAGAATAATATTAATTTAGAATATTTTGATTTATCTGTACTGTTTCCTCGTAAATGTGATGATGAATTCTTGATTAAAATGTTTAAGAATATTGAACCTGTTATTGATGTAGAAATAATTGACAGGGATGATAATCAGGTTAATGACTCGTTCTCATGTTTTACCTTCCATTATTCTTTATTTGATGTGAAAGATAAGGATTATGTTGAACAGTATGTTGAATCTGTTGGTGGTAGTATACTGTAA
- a CDS encoding hydrogenase iron-sulfur subunit, producing the protein MNDDEIKIIGFCCNWCCYGGADNAGTGRMAYPPNIRIIRVMCSGRINAEMIFKAFHEGADGVFVGGCHIGDCHYDAGNYKWRRRAQLVRYILDEMGIDQRRFRYEWVSASEGSKFQKLMNEFHEELAAIKE; encoded by the coding sequence ATGAATGATGATGAAATAAAAATAATAGGATTTTGTTGTAACTGGTGTTGCTATGGTGGAGCAGATAATGCTGGAACAGGTAGAATGGCTTATCCGCCAAACATTAGAATTATACGTGTGATGTGTTCTGGACGAATAAATGCAGAAATGATATTCAAGGCATTCCATGAGGGAGCAGATGGGGTATTTGTAGGAGGATGTCATATAGGTGACTGTCACTATGATGCAGGAAATTATAAGTGGAGAAGAAGAGCACAATTGGTACGTTACATCCTTGATGAGATGGGTATTGATCAGAGAAGGTTCCGTTATGAATGGGTATCCGCATCGGAAGGTTCAAAGTTCCAGAAGTTAATGAACGAATTCCATGAAGAACTGGCGGCAATAAAAGAATAA
- a CDS encoding Coenzyme F420 hydrogenase/dehydrogenase, beta subunit C-terminal domain codes for MKYLQIKATDEEILSKCENGGAVTAILLSLLEQEKIDGVLNLKKGEDVYDGIPAYSTTNEELIETAGSLHCAPIMTSYLIAQYLKDEKIAVTTKACDLMAIDEIIKRKGINRDNIFIIGLNCGGTVNPLTAEKMIQLYYDVDPKRVVSEEISKGKFIIELDDGEEKEVKIDDLEDEGYGRRNNCQRCELKIPRKADIACGNWGSSKGYTFVEINTPRGEEIVQNAIDKGYIETKEASEKQVAIRSKIENVMKKMAKKKQKTQLEKEYPTPEEFNSILTRCIKCYRCRDVCPICNCKTCSLEKEHLQQEDYEKPDPLLMHGIRLSHMAFSCINCGQCEDVCPMDIPLAKMYQKVQLCYREETGYVAGCSDDKAPMFSGLKEEITE; via the coding sequence ATGAAATATTTACAAATAAAAGCAACAGATGAAGAAATACTATCAAAATGCGAAAATGGTGGAGCAGTAACAGCAATACTTCTATCATTACTCGAACAAGAAAAGATCGATGGAGTATTAAACCTTAAAAAAGGAGAAGACGTGTATGATGGAATACCAGCATACTCAACCACCAATGAAGAACTAATAGAAACAGCAGGATCACTGCACTGTGCACCAATAATGACATCATACCTGATAGCACAATACCTAAAAGACGAAAAAATAGCAGTAACCACCAAGGCATGCGACCTAATGGCCATCGATGAAATAATAAAAAGAAAAGGAATAAACAGGGACAACATATTCATCATAGGATTAAACTGTGGCGGAACAGTAAACCCATTGACAGCAGAGAAAATGATACAATTATACTATGATGTAGACCCAAAAAGAGTAGTGAGTGAAGAAATCAGCAAAGGAAAATTCATAATAGAACTAGACGATGGCGAAGAAAAAGAAGTGAAAATAGACGACCTCGAAGATGAAGGATACGGAAGAAGAAACAACTGCCAAAGATGCGAATTAAAAATACCAAGAAAAGCAGACATAGCCTGTGGAAACTGGGGATCAAGCAAGGGATACACATTCGTAGAAATAAACACTCCACGGGGAGAAGAAATAGTACAAAATGCCATAGACAAGGGATACATAGAAACTAAGGAAGCAAGCGAAAAACAAGTCGCAATACGTTCTAAAATAGAGAATGTAATGAAGAAAATGGCTAAGAAGAAACAGAAAACACAACTGGAAAAAGAATATCCGACACCAGAGGAATTTAACTCAATACTTACAAGATGCATAAAATGTTACAGGTGCAGGGATGTATGCCCAATATGTAACTGTAAAACATGCTCCCTGGAAAAGGAACATTTGCAGCAAGAAGATTATGAAAAACCAGACCCACTATTAATGCATGGAATAAGATTATCACATATGGCATTCAGTTGCATTAACTGTGGCCAGTGTGAGGACGTGTGTCCAATGGATATACCATTAGCAAAGATGTATCAGAAAGTTCAATTATGCTACAGAGAAGAAACAGGATATGTTGCCGGTTGTAGTGATGATAAGGCACCAATGTTCAGTGGACTTAAAGAGGAAATAACAGAATAA
- a CDS encoding type II toxin-antitoxin system VapC family toxin, translated as MIFLDSSYLIGLIIDNDVHHQKAHMLRPLLEHENKIINNTVLTEVLNSLKKNNYHWDRKKVIHSLLDIGVVSILSSNDYVESIKLFNYYNHAINFSDCTILKTMQNNKVNKIVSFDSDFDKIKGIIRITH; from the coding sequence ATGATTTTTTTGGATAGCAGTTATTTGATTGGATTAATAATAGATAATGATGTGCATCATCAAAAAGCTCACATGTTACGTCCATTGTTGGAACATGAAAATAAGATAATTAACAACACGGTTTTAACAGAAGTTTTGAATAGTTTAAAGAAGAATAATTATCATTGGGATAGAAAAAAAGTCATTCATTCCTTATTGGATATTGGAGTTGTCAGTATATTATCCAGTAATGACTATGTAGAGTCAATTAAATTATTTAATTATTATAATCATGCTATTAATTTTTCAGATTGTACTATTCTTAAGACAATGCAGAATAATAAGGTTAATAAAATAGTATCATTTGATTCAGACTTTGATAAAATAAAAGGAATTATACGAATTACACATTAG
- a CDS encoding Cna B-type domain-containing protein — MVNLYANGKHIASTILNEENMWMHVFTHLDKYDSNGKTILYSVNEFRVPEGYVASYETKTEDIVFITNTYQSSNIIIVENHTLEQDDDIIVHVPEDDEKKDNITFDEHTELVHFKWGWELINMSKYFELYEQNLNDTGDSLNVLGNASNSPSIPNNPYTSNPYNNGYNRNDGNQGSYLQSGYSNNQISGYNRYNSYNYRYNRYNRYNWYSRNNYYNRNRQQSSGYSYQDEGKIYK, encoded by the coding sequence ATGGTGAACTTATATGCTAACGGTAAACATATAGCATCAACAATTTTGAACGAAGAAAATATGTGGATGCACGTGTTCACACATTTGGATAAATATGATAGTAATGGAAAAACTATTCTTTACTCAGTGAATGAATTTAGAGTTCCTGAAGGATATGTTGCATCATATGAAACAAAAACTGAGGATATTGTATTTATTACAAATACTTATCAGTCAAGTAATATAATCATTGTAGAAAATCATACTTTGGAGCAAGATGATGATATTATAGTTCACGTTCCGGAAGATGATGAGAAAAAGGATAATATTACCTTTGATGAACATACAGAACTTGTACATTTCAAGTGGGGTTGGGAATTAATAAATATGAGTAAGTATTTTGAACTTTACGAGCAAAACCTTAATGATACAGGAGATTCATTGAATGTACTTGGTAATGCTTCAAATAGTCCAAGTATTCCAAACAATCCGTATACATCAAATCCATATAATAATGGATATAACAGAAATGATGGTAATCAAGGTTCCTATCTGCAGTCCGGATATTCTAATAATCAAATAAGTGGATATAACAGGTATAACAGCTATAATTACCGATATAACAGGTATAACAGGTATAACTGGTATTCAAGAAACAATTATTACAACAGAAACAGGCAACAAAGCAGTGGATATTCATATCAGGATGAAGGAAAAATATACAAATAA
- a CDS encoding transposase yields the protein MIDENCIYLTQSTLIRGLSKKQFNVLVDISLKLNDLRNCAIKTTKLDKCADDKHFKQLNFKSIITKVKTEFSKDYSLIQANIANNVIKKHVESFNSYVALKNKSIDNEYKRPSNKPKTRDNRLHNIIISNESITSSKKKLAQGYIELPLSREYKKQLKSKDCRPRIRIPENIRDKKIIQVEIIPLKNGQMFKANFTYQMEKESLGLDESKMMGIDLGVNNFASIVTSEGTPYIVGGRFLKNQIAFKCKKTAQYQSILNKQGLKTSKRLQKINTKFKAIQNNFLDHTTKFIIETCKKQDIGTIILGYNKKFQYETDMGKKQNQIFTQIAFKKFINKLETQCQKYDIKLIITEESYTSKSSFLDNDILPTYKADEEKNEEYKFKGKRIKRGLYKTSTGILINADINAACNIIRKSKQNFPKERLYKWARTAPGKIKKIQDYFQK from the coding sequence ATGATAGATGAAAATTGTATATATTTAACTCAAAGTACTCTTATTAGAGGTCTTTCTAAGAAACAATTCAATGTTTTAGTGGATATTTCATTGAAATTAAATGATTTACGAAATTGTGCTATAAAAACTACTAAATTAGATAAATGTGCTGATGATAAACATTTTAAACAGTTGAATTTCAAATCAATAATCACTAAAGTTAAAACTGAATTCAGTAAAGATTATTCACTTATTCAAGCCAATATAGCAAATAATGTTATTAAAAAACATGTTGAATCTTTTAATTCTTATGTTGCATTAAAAAATAAAAGCATCGATAATGAATATAAACGACCATCAAATAAACCTAAAACCAGAGATAACCGTTTACATAATATCATAATATCAAATGAGTCAATAACTTCTTCCAAGAAAAAATTAGCCCAGGGTTACATTGAATTACCCTTAAGCAGAGAATATAAAAAACAATTAAAATCCAAAGATTGCAGACCACGTATTAGAATTCCTGAAAATATACGTGATAAAAAGATTATACAAGTAGAAATTATACCATTAAAGAATGGACAAATGTTTAAAGCCAATTTCACATATCAAATGGAAAAAGAGTCTCTAGGTTTAGATGAAAGTAAAATGATGGGTATTGATTTGGGTGTTAATAATTTTGCAAGTATTGTTACAAGTGAAGGGACCCCATACATTGTGGGCGGGCGATTTTTAAAAAATCAAATAGCCTTCAAATGCAAAAAAACAGCACAATATCAATCAATACTAAACAAACAGGGACTAAAAACATCCAAACGATTACAAAAAATAAACACCAAATTTAAAGCAATACAAAACAACTTCCTAGATCACACAACCAAATTCATAATAGAAACATGCAAAAAACAAGACATAGGAACCATAATACTCGGATACAACAAAAAATTCCAATACGAAACAGATATGGGAAAAAAACAAAACCAAATATTCACACAAATAGCTTTCAAAAAATTCATAAACAAACTAGAAACACAATGCCAAAAATACGACATCAAACTAATTATTACCGAAGAATCATACACAAGCAAAAGCAGTTTCCTAGACAACGACATATTACCAACCTACAAAGCAGATGAAGAAAAAAATGAGGAATATAAATTTAAAGGAAAACGAATAAAAAGAGGACTCTATAAAACAAGCACCGGAATATTAATAAATGCAGATATCAATGCAGCATGTAATATTATACGTAAAAGTAAGCAGAACTTCCCCAAGGAACGACTGTATAAGTGGGCACGGACTGCCCCTGGGAAAATCAAAAAAATACAAGACTATTTTCAAAAATAA
- a CDS encoding MarR family transcriptional regulator, protein MNNKDKVIEAFKNSEDPLNATKVSEISGVEKKEVDKIMKELKKDETIISPKRCYWTLADK, encoded by the coding sequence ATGAACAACAAAGATAAAGTAATAGAAGCATTCAAAAACTCAGAAGACCCATTAAATGCTACAAAAGTAAGTGAAATCAGTGGAGTAGAAAAAAAAGAAGTAGATAAAATAATGAAAGAACTAAAAAAAGATGAAACAATAATTTCACCAAAACGATGCTACTGGACATTAGCAGACAAATAA
- a CDS encoding PspC domain-containing protein: MVQRLYRSESNICIAGVCGGIGEYLNIDPVIVRLLWAVFTVLFPGGILIYILACLIIPIKENNVKTKVNITSEKDVEDETNTVKDEKDVVNVKIE; encoded by the coding sequence ATGGTTCAAAGATTATATCGTTCAGAAAGCAATATCTGTATTGCAGGAGTTTGTGGTGGAATAGGAGAGTACCTTAATATTGATCCAGTGATTGTAAGATTATTATGGGCTGTTTTCACTGTTTTATTTCCTGGAGGCATTTTAATTTACATATTAGCTTGTTTAATCATTCCTATAAAAGAGAATAATGTGAAAACTAAAGTTAACATAACTTCTGAAAAAGACGTTGAAGATGAGACTAATACTGTAAAAGATGAAAAAGATGTAGTTAATGTTAAAATAGAATAA
- a CDS encoding Cna B-type domain-containing protein: protein MGNTGNKNPVHVTVNIIAHGHTIASATLSEDNSWTYTFTGLPKHDENKEIIHYRVDEITIPEGYTATYSGNMHNGFTITNTYEYEEVEENKETVNITVHKVWENNGHKIPDSITVSLMANGQHITSTKLSAGNRWTHTFSNLDKYGANGKQIVYTIDEIRIPEGYMVDYTGNMKEGFIITNTYPLNDSVKVSINFHCS, encoded by the coding sequence ATGGGAAATACTGGTAACAAGAATCCGGTACATGTAACTGTGAACATAATAGCACATGGTCATACCATTGCATCAGCAACACTATCTGAAGATAATAGTTGGACTTACACTTTCACAGGACTTCCAAAACATGATGAAAACAAAGAAATCATACACTACAGAGTAGATGAAATAACCATACCTGAAGGTTACACGGCTACATATTCAGGAAATATGCATAATGGATTTACCATTACAAACACCTATGAATATGAAGAAGTTGAAGAAAACAAGGAAACAGTAAACATCACAGTACACAAAGTATGGGAAAACAATGGACATAAAATACCAGATTCAATAACTGTAAGTTTAATGGCTAATGGACAGCACATAACCAGTACAAAACTATCAGCTGGTAATCGTTGGACTCATACATTCAGTAACCTTGACAAGTATGGTGCTAACGGTAAACAGATAGTTTACACGATAGATGAAATCAGAATACCTGAGGGTTACATGGTAGATTATACTGGAAACATGAAAGAAGGATTTATCATAACTAACACTTATCCATTAAATGATAGTGTGAAGGTAAGTATTAACTTTCACTGTAGTTAA
- a CDS encoding transposase produces the protein MTNSICSRINKENRNPIRTFIVDATSVEVDINTIKKYISQEELDKLKLKWRFSKTKNYYIRFKVTVTLDKDTLCPVSILIHPGSPHDSVLYEEVLNELKRRRLLTKRTSLYLDRGYYY, from the coding sequence ATAACAAACAGCATATGTTCTAGAATAAATAAAGAAAATAGGAATCCAATAAGAACGTTTATAGTTGATGCAACCTCTGTAGAAGTAGATATAAACACGATCAAAAAATACATATCTCAAGAAGAATTAGATAAATTGAAACTCAAATGGAGATTTTCTAAAACTAAAAACTATTATATAAGATTTAAAGTAACAGTAACACTTGATAAAGATACATTATGCCCAGTATCCATTCTTATTCATCCAGGATCACCACATGATTCCGTACTTTATGAAGAAGTACTAAACGAATTAAAAAGAAGAAGACTTTTAACAAAAAGAACATCATTATACCTAGATAGAGGATATTACTATTAG
- a CDS encoding redoxin domain-containing protein, protein MTTAGCKNQACTFMDLYPQFDEKGATIIGISRDSVETQKGFLEEYKLPFILLSDTGNGSYKTI, encoded by the coding sequence ATCACAACAGCTGGCTGTAAAAATCAGGCATGCACATTCATGGACTTATATCCACAGTTTGATGAAAAAGGAGCAACAATAATAGGAATAAGCAGAGACAGTGTAGAAACACAGAAAGGATTCCTGGAAGAATACAAGTTACCATTCATATTACTCTCAGACACGGGAAATGGAAGTTATAAAACAATATGA